Proteins found in one Anopheles aquasalis chromosome 3, idAnoAquaMG_Q_19, whole genome shotgun sequence genomic segment:
- the LOC126575950 gene encoding eukaryotic translation initiation factor 5B has product MGKAKKGKQEVVSAATGGSGLEENEPTEIIQQTEVTETELENRKNEGKKSKKGKKAKKAASESDEEAGGEQDDPVVAPVVEAVKKLAVSNKASKKEKKAEKAAAAAAAESGDEEQDSEAKSKKQKGKAAGPVGFSLLMMDDDDEENEEDAGRNDDDGEEKQAQSKKSAKSGKKAKAASKKAEEAATPVEAKETEATETTEGGKAGKKSKKKKKKADEEDDEIERMLAELNMEYSGQKAPEEPQQSQQQPSESKKKDKKKKKDTSEAETGATEEQVASEEPATGGAPVKTAAEKKKEKKERQKAAKEDGQPSAEDPPAVSTAPEPETKKGGKKKSGGKKEEAATTTEPAEKEEPTAKSATDEAATDGASGTATTASAADGKKKKPNKAALAVMQERLKAIREEEERMRKAEEEKRLLEEQAEAYRLEQLRLEQERKEQKKQKDKERRDRLKAEGRLLTAKQKQDRARAQAMLEALKAQGVEIPEATAEKRVRPGTRIRPKKNQEKESESKEASPGDGDEKEPEIKEEEVPKVKEVKESWDASDSEEEEPAKEEEQQAPAKVEAPAKGSEAKQKQKQKSVDEDEDGDNEDDDDDDSEDDDDDDDDDDDEESDSDEDDSDSSSEAGNRRKEAEKMRQRALDRIAKRTQDAEKKRTLDHLRAAVVCVLGHVDTGKTKILDKLRRTNVQDGEAGGITQQIGATNVPAENIKEQTKFVKGFADLQFRLPGLLIIDTPGHESFSNLRSRGSSLCDIAILVVDIMHGLEPQTLESINLLKSKKTPFVVALNKIDRLYDWSTMARKDVRDILKGQASNTQLEFTKRTNEIIVQFAEQGLNAALFYENPDPKTYVSLVPTSAITGEGMGNLLFLIVQFCQKQLAKRLMYSEDLQATVLEVKAIPGLGTTIDAILINGRLREGDTMILAGTEGPIVTQIKALLMPQPMKELRVKNAYIEHREIEAAQGVKIAAKELEKAIAGLNLQIAQKPDEVEIFKEIVSRDLKSALSSIRLSDRGVHVQASTLGSLEALLEFLRTSKIPYSGIRIGPVVKRDVMKASTMLEHENQYATILAFDVKIERDAQELADNLGVKIFQADIIYHLFDKFMAYREEIRQRKRDEFKSIAVFPCKLKILPQFIFNSRDPIVMGVIVEAGVIKEGTPICVPSKEFVDLGVVTSIEANHKQLETARKGQEVCIKIEPIPGETPKMFGRHFDEHDMLVSKISRQSIDACKDYFRDDLLKSDWTLMVELKKTFQIL; this is encoded by the exons ATGGGAAAGGCCAAGAAAGGCAAGCAGGAAGTCGTCTCGGCTGCGACCGGCGGCAGTGGGCTAGAGGAGAA CGAACCAACTGAGATCATCCAGCAGACTGAGGTGACGGAAACGGAGCTAGAAAACCGGAAGAATGAGGGTAAAAAgtcgaagaaaggaaagaaggccAAGAAGGCAGCCTCGGAGAGCGATGAAGAGGCCGGTGGCGAACAGGACGACCCCGTGGTGGCCCCGGTAGTGGAGGCCGTGAAGAAGCTGGCCGTAAGCAACAAGGCGagcaagaaggagaagaaggcggaaaaggctgctgctgctgcggcagcggAGTCCGGCGATGAAGAGCAGGACTCTGAGGCAAAGtcaaagaagcagaagggcaAGGCGGCCGGTCCCGTTGGCTTTTCGTTGCTTATgatggacgacgatgacgaggagaaCGAGGAAGACGCCGGCCgtaacgatgatgacggtgaggAAAAGCAGGCGCAGAGCAAGAAGAGTGCCAAGAGTGGCAAGAAGGCAAAGGCCGCCAGCAAAAAGGCTGAGGAAGCCGCCACGCCAGTGGAGGCCAAGGAAACGGAAGCTACCGAAACCACGGAGGGTGGCAAGGccggaaagaaaagcaaaaagaagaagaagaaagccgatgaggaggatgacgaGATCGAGCGAATGTTGGCCGAGCTAAACATGGAATACTCGGGTCAGAAGGCACCGGAAGAACCGCAACAGTCCCAGCAACAACCATcggaatcgaagaagaaggataaaaaaaagaaaaaagacacATCCGAGGCTGAAACTGGGGCCACGGAGGAGCAGGTGGCCAGCGAAGAACCGGCGACCGGTGGAGCCCCGGTAAAGACGGCGgctgaaaagaagaaggagaagaaagaacgTCAAAAGGCCGCCAAGGAGGATGGGCAGCCATCGGCCGAGGATCCACCAGCGGTTAGCACGGCGCCTGAGCCGGAGACCAAGAAGGGTGGCAAAAAGAAGTCCGGTGGTAAGAAGGAAGAGGCTGCTACTACAACCGAACCTGCAGAGAAGGAGGAACCCACTGCCAAGTCAGCTACGGATGAAGCAGCAACGGATGGAGCTAGTGGTACGGCCACTACCGCCTCAGCCGCtgatggaaagaagaaaaaaccgaaTAAAGCGGCTCTGGCCGTGATGCAGGAGCGATTGAAGGCCATCcgtgaggaagaggagcgaATGCGTAAGGcggaagaagagaaacgaTTGCTCGAGGAGCAAGCGGAAGCGTACCGGTTAGAGCAGTTGCGATTGGAGCAGGAACGCaaggagcaaaagaagcaaaaggataAGGAGCGTCGGGACCGGCTAAAGGCTGAAGGAAGGCTACTGAcggcgaagcagaagcaagaTCGGGCTCGGGCACAGGCCATGCTTGAAGCACTGAAGGCTCAGGGTGTTGAGATACCGGAAGCAACGGCGGAGAAACGGGTGCGACCGGGTACGCGCATTCGACCGAAGAAGAACCAAGAgaaggaatcggaatcgaaggaAGCGTCTCcgggtgacggtgacgagaaggaaccggaaatcaaggaagaagaagtgccAAAAGTAAAGGAAGTGAAAGAATCTTGGGATGCATCGGAtagtgaagaggaagagccagcgaaggaagaggaacagcAGGCCCCGGCCAAGGTGGAAGCGCCTGCGAAGGGCTCCGAggcgaagcaaaagcaaaagcaaaagtctgtcgatgaggacgaagacgGCGAtaacgaggacgatgacgacgatgattccgaggacgacgacgacgacgatgatgatgatgatgatgaggagtcGGACTCGGATGAAGATGATTCCGATTCCAGCTCCGAAGCGGGCaatcgaagaaaggaagcggaaaaaatGCGCCAACGGGCGTTGGATCGGATTGCAAAGCGAACGCAGGACGcggaaaagaaacgaacgcTCGATCATCTGCGTGCGGCGGTCGTCTGTGTGCTCGGTCACGTCGATACGGGCAAGACAAAGATCCTGGACAAGCTGCGGCGTACGAATGTGCAGGATGGTGAAGCGGGCGGTATAACGCAGCAGATCGGTGCCACCAATGTGCCGGCCGAGAACATTAAGGAGCAGACAAAGTTCGTCAAAGGGTTCGCCGATCTGCAGTTCCGGTTACCCGGCTTGTTGATCATCGATACGCCCGGGCACGAGTCGTTCAGCAATCTGCGCTCCCGTGGATCGTCGCTTTGCGATATCGCGATCCTCGTCGTTGACATTATGCACGGTCTCGAACCACAAACGCTCGAGTCGATCAATCTGctaaaatcgaagaaaacacCCTTCGTCGTGGCCCTGAACAAGATCGATCGGTTGTACGATTGGAGTACGATGGCGCGTAAGGACGTGCGAGATATTCTGAAGGGCCAGGCGTCCAATACGCAGCTCGAGTTTACGAAGCGTACCAACGAAATCATCGTGCAGTTTGCCGAGCAGGGTCTGAATGCCGCTCTGTTCTACGAGAATCCGGATCCGAAGACGTACGTTTCCCTCGTACCGACCAGTGCAATCACGGGTGAAGGTATGGGCAATCTGCTGTTCCTGATTGTGCAGTTCTGCCAGAAGCAGCTCGCCAAACGGCTGATGTACAGCGAAGATCTCCAGGCGACCGTACTCGAGGTGAAGGCAATACCGGGTCTTGGTACGACGATCGATGCCATTCTCATCAACGGGCGGTTACGCGAGGGTGATACCATGATCCTTGCCGGTACCGAGGGACCGATCGTGACGCAGATCAAGGCCCTACTGATGCCACAGCCAATGAAAGAGCTGCGCGTAAAGAACGCGTACATCGAACATCGCGAGATCGAGGCAGCTCAGGGCGTTAAGATTGCGGCAAAAGAACTTGAGAAAGCCATCGCCGGTTTGAACCTCCAGATAGCCCAAAAGCCGGATGAGGTGGAAATATTTAA ggAAATAGTGTCTCGTGACTTAAAGTCGGCTCTTAGCAGTATTAGGCTAAGCGATCGTGGTGTCCACGTGCAGGCGTCCACTCTGGGATCGCTCGAAGCGTTGTTGGAGTTTCTGCGGACATCCAAGATTCCG TATTCTGGTATCCGTATTGGTCCTGTTGTGAAGCGTGATGTGATGAAGGCATCGACCATGTTGGAGCACGAAAATCA ATATGCAACGATTCTGGCCTTTGATGTGAAAATCGAGCGAGACGCACAAGAGCTGGCTGACAATCTGGGCGTGAAGATCTTCCAGGCGGACATCATCTACCATCTGTTCGACAAGTTCATGGCGTACCGCGAGGAGATCCGACAGCGCAAACGTGATGAGTTCAAATCGATCGCCGTGTTCCCGTGCAAGCTTAAG ATTCTACCTCAGTTTATATTCAATTCTCGCGATCCGATCGTAATGGGTGTCATAGTGGAAGCAGGAGTCATCAAGGAAGGCACGCCAATATGTGTTCCCAGCAAAGAG
- the LOC126575194 gene encoding uncharacterized protein LOC126575194 codes for MDRMDRTATVSNELKRQRLLAAQLLQKANEISPHTARQQKHQRSPDGSSFSDPSSSSCSSSSFRQQQESINITELEEEKTIHMATTPQKSSFEPQEFAARSTLQQRRQAAQSATADPLPARAVPGNTANASKFLSAGIEEILAASFADNIRSMGRSLRGNITVGELDGQGTSAQPNRAELSLPRTADMSKFSTNSVSSLASGTNPSEDLWNISQPAFDSTWMKEKMDELSRMEEVSFRDGEQMQDQLLEDELEWEQEHAIIPEQNAKARAPTSPIRGVKKPLATESARRVDLSCFSGSGYLVPEIDVSRGQSTAGGKDTENDNSHCSVGGYFKTMSDNLKNMIGGDRKSPPWRKPIPLIDMTNDAIESPKYPVKVKRSEYYKEDKENSLGVSSIARAIAAVDLDDSPHHLVNKLTQIHRSKSEQATTTGTKNSMATSAVGGVASIQKYHSDQAVPPKPAPRMVKQMDSKAKSPNTSRQPLSDTMSISESMLESFADGPLLSSGKTSSPKGNEEESFSSRYLSRSTAVSSAALTPATTDRKAQPLVDTYRVSTATKLSEERMDLPPVPRIRSTPKNCQKNIFHNQPGNHIEKPNRKRRSCSATRQELQNGKRMVELAVPSGEVNREHPRSRSPSNRAELKAVCGGGGADGDAVKMPLVLNHADSDEYIPTPKSSQRGIGTFAGAGRKTFLSPEPRTMSRSPYSSPKADTVPKRMYDEIAEKYSIPAPTLTRATSQCSGSTEWTHRSDGTPLPLKATHSELSWGSTRLRRSEKRTMQIKNMSNRKLAVKAEIVGPGFQLSGSEQSGGLLMLQSQECRTITIEFCPTVIGPAVGALRFLPPNELHVKRTVTLYGYGGEASVKIEGIQKGPSGPFLELGSARNLGRPLEKSFSLYNKGSLPAFARIGIDRKGLDQALLATCVFVQPQCTIIAPNSYAHIKVVFKPRRQEITKILQKQVDVLSITNLHILWGDEPTRHRIRQNIATAKLNALEDPKLEALVQICNKFSDERELDGLQQFSEHVFDTIHELFLTFREYELVLTLDRALDDTMLDLSMADESGALFKTMYAGSEAGSSPNLPAITGQQISPAVDAAAATHGSVLAGCCKRDSGESWLVRPTALVFRASSEHTKQFVIKSNFYTPQYFELNCNYRQLFRLSPTEGHIRPGQEVVVNVSLQHLHPIDAGLLKQQPIFVAVYIENEKINVPVQIQYGK; via the exons ATGGATCGCATGGATCGCACCGCTACCGTGTCCAACGAGCTCAAG CGTCAACGGCTCCTGGCGGCTCAGCTTTTACAGAAAGCCAACGAAATCAGCCCACACACGGCACGCCAGCAAAAACATCAACGGTCCCCGGATGGTTCAAGCTTTTCCGacccttcgtcgtcgtcttgctcatcctcgtcgttccgccagcagcaagaaTCGATCAACATCACGGAgctggaggaagagaaaaccaTCCACATGGCCACAACGCCCCAAAAGAGTTCGTTCGAGCCGCAAGAGTTTGCGGCCCGATCGACACTGCAACAGCGACGACAAGCGGCGCAATCCGCTACGGCCGATCCCCTCCCTGCCCGAGCAGTTCCCGGGAACACCGCAAATGCGAGCAAATTTCTTTCGGCTGGCATCGAGGAAATACTGGCCGCAAGTTTCGCCGATAATATCCGCTCGATGGGCCGTTCGCTGCGCGGCAACATTACGGTCGGTGAACTGGACGGCCAGGGGACCAGcgcacaaccgaaccgagccgaacTAAGCCTTCCGCGCACGGCCGATATGAGCAAGTTCTCGACAAATTCCGTCTCCTCGCTGGCATCTGGAACAAACCCCAGCGAAGACCTTTGGAACATCTCGCAGCCTGCGTTCGATAGCACCTggatgaaggagaagatggATGAGTTGAGCCGGATGGAAGAGGTCAGCTTTCGCGATGGGGAGCAGATGCAGGACCAGCTGCTAGAGGATGAGCTGGAATGGGAACAGGAACATGCCATCATACCGGAGCAAAACGCCAAAGCCCGTGCGCCTACCAGTCCGATTCGGGGTGTGAAgaaaccactggccaccgaatCCGCTCGCCGGGTGGACTTATCCTGCTTTTCCGGCTCCGGCTATTTGGTACCGGAGATTGATGTTTCACGTGGGCAATCCACAGCAGGGGGCAAAGACACCGAGAACGACAACAGCCACTGTTCGGTGGgaggttatttcaaaacaatGTCCGACAACCTGAAGAACATGATCGGTGGTGATCGCAAAAGTCCACCGTGGCGCAAACCGATTCCTCTAATCGACATGACAAACGATGCCATCG AGAGTCCCAAGTACCCTGTGAAGGTTAAACGATCGGAATATTATAAGGAGGACAAGGAAAATTCGCTCGGAGTGTCCAGCATCGCGCGTGCTATCG CTGCGGTCGATTTGGATGACTCTCCTCATCATTTAGTCAACAAACTGACGCAAATACATCGCTCCAAATCGGAacaagccaccaccactggtacAAAAAACTCGATGGCCACCagcgctgttggtggtgttgcttcGATACAGAAGTACCACAGCGATCAAGCGGTACCACCTAAGCCTGCACCACGGATGGTGAAGCAAATGGATTCCAAAGCGAAGTCACCGAATACCTCCCGCCAACCGCTCTCCGATACGATGAGCATTTCCGAATCCATGCTCGAATCCTTCGCCGACGGTCCATTGCTTTCGAGTGGCAAAACTTCAAGCCCCAAGGGCAATGAGGAGGAGAGTTTCTCCTCGCGCTATTTATCGAGATCAACGGCAGTATCGTCGGCAGCACTAACACCGGCCACCACTGATCGCAAGGCGCAACCACTCGTCGATACGTACCGTGTTTCAACGGCAACTAAACTGTCCGAGGAGCGCATGGATCTACCACCGGTACCGAGAATACGCAGCACACCGAAAAACTgtcaaaaaaacatttttcacaaCCAGCCT GGTAACCACATCGAGAAACCGAACCGTAAGCGACGCTCATGTTCGGCCACACGGCAAGAGCTacaaaacggcaaacggaTGGTGGAGTTGGCCGTGCCATCGGGTGAGGTAAACAGGGAACATCCTCGATCGAGATCACCTTCAAATCGAGCGGAACTGAAGGCcgtctgtggtggtggtggtgctgatggtgatgcagtGAAGATGCCCCTCGTGCTTAATCATGCTGATAGCGATGAGTATATTCCCACACCGAAAAGCTCTCAGCGTGGTATCGGAACCTTCGCCGGGGCGGGCCGTAAAACTTTCCTGTCGCCGGAACCACGCACCATGTCCCGTTCACCGTACAGTTCACCGAAAGCTGACACCGTCCCGAAGCGTATGTACGATGAGATCGCCGAAAAGTACAGCATTCCTGCACCAACGCTTACCCGGGCGACCTCTCAGTGTTCTGGCAGCACCGAGTGGACTCACCGTAGCGACGGAACACCGCTGCCACTGAAGGCCACGCATAGCGAGCTGTCCTGGGGTAGCACGAGGCTGCGGCGTAGCGAGAAGCGCACGATGCAGATCAAGAACATGTCCAATCGCAAGCTGGCAGTGAAGGCCGAGATCGTGGGCCCAGGGTTTCAGCTTTCGGGCTCCGAACAGAGCGGTggtctgctgatgctgcagagCCAAGAGTGCcgtacgatcacgatcgagttCTGCCCGACCGTGATCGGACCGGCAGTTGGTGCGCTCCGGTTTCTTCCACCGAACGAGCTACACGTTAAACGGACCGTCACGCTGTACGGGTACGGAGGAGAAGCGTCAGTAAAGATTGAGGGAATCCAAAAGGGGCCGAGTGGCCCTTTCCTTGAGCTTGGCAGCGCACGCAATCTCGGCCGCCCGTTAGAGAAATCGTTCTCACTGTACAACAAGGGCAGCCTGCCGGCTTTCGCTCGTATCGGTATCGATCGGAAAGGGCTCGATCAGGCTCTGCTGGCGACCTGCGTTTTTGTGCAGCCCCAGTGTACGATCATCGCACCGAACAGCTACGCGCACATCAAGGTGGTGTTTAAGCCACGGCGCCAGGAGATCACCAAGATCCTGCAGAAGCAGGTGGACGTACTATCAATCACGAACCTGCACATTCTGTGGGGCGACGAACCGACACGGCATCGTATTCGACAGAACATCGCCACGGCCAAGCTGAACGCACTGGAAGATCCGAAGCTGGAGGCACTCGTCCAAATATGCAACAAGTTCAGCGATGAGCGGGAGCTGGACGGTTTGCAGCAGTTCTCCGAGCATGTGTTCGACACGATCCACGAACTGTTCCTGACATTCCGAGAGTACGAGCTAGTGCTGACGCTGGACCGTGCGCTCGACGATACGATGCTCGACCTCTCGATGGCGGATGAATCGGGCGCACTGTTCAAAACCATGTACGCAGGTTCGGAAGCGGGTTCGTCGCCCAATTTGCCAGCGATCACCGGGCAGCAGATATCACCTGCCgttgatgcagctgctgctacacacGGCAGCGTGCTTGCGGGTTGCTGCAAGCGGGACAGCGGTGAATCGTGGCTAGTACGACCGACGGCCCTCGTGTTTCGTGCGTCCTCCGAGCACACGAAACAGTTCGTGATCAAAAGCAACTTCTACACACCCCAGTACTTTGAGCTAAACTGCAACTATCGGCAGCTGTTTCGACTTTCACCAACCGAAGGCCACATCCGTCCTGGCCAGGAAGTGGTGGTAAACGTGTCGCTGCAGCACCTGCACCCGATCGATGCGGGTttgctgaagcagcagccgatcTTCGTTGCGGTGTAcatcgaaaatgaaaaaatcaaCGTGCCGGTTCAGATCCAGTACGGAAAATGA